The Nitrospiria bacterium genomic interval CCTCTAATGAAAAGTTGATGGATAAGTACCAAGGGGCGGGTTTTGGTGATCCTCGACAGGAGGAGAGATTAGAAAGAGCCTTGAAACAGAAAAATGGAAAAAAGGAGGGAGAAACCCAACAATTGATGCGTCTTCATTAAAACCATCGGAAAACCTTCTACACCATGGGCCTTCGGAAAAATAGAAGTACCGTATTTCCCACCTTTAATCCATCTTGATCCTTTAAAAAATCTTCTTTATTAATTTGGTTGTTCAGCATGGTGTCATTGTCATTCGCCAGATCTTTTACAATTGGGGTTTCATGAAAGCATTCAATTGTACAATGTTGTCTGGAC includes:
- a CDS encoding FHA domain-containing protein → MSEEIQITKEKVTMGRKNCDIFPNDPEVSRQHCTIECFHETPIVKDLANDNDTMLNNQINKEDFLKDQDGLKVGNTVLLFFRRPMV